A single Anopheles maculipalpis chromosome 3RL, idAnoMacuDA_375_x, whole genome shotgun sequence DNA region contains:
- the LOC126563814 gene encoding multidrug resistance-associated protein 1 isoform X6, producing METHPMDEFCGSRFWDLNLTWYTDDPDLTPCFQQTVLVWAPCAFLWLFSFLELFYLRKSANKDVPWSVVNVSKLLIVGSLIVLTIVDLVKAISTDGISAPVYYYTPVIKLATFVFAGLLVYLNKHYGMRTSGLLFLFWFLLTICSIPRTRTEIRAHEARVLEDSWAEYQFASFLIFFSLTCLMFLLNFFIDKPPRQSKYEITNKDCPELAASFPSRIFFAWFDRLAWVGFRKPLEVEDLWKMKPEDSSKEVSPAFLHHWNKTLEKTYQTRETSNDVTFKKLGNTASVDFRTTKSKNIASILPALIKTFGGTFLLGSFLKLVQDMLTFASPQILKLIIDFVSGDDPMWKGLMYAITLFVVAGTQTLLLGQYFNRMFFVGLRIRTALISAIYRKALIISNSARKGSTVGEIVNLMAVDAQRFMDLTTYINMIWSAPLQIGLALYFLWQILGPSVLAGLAVMIILIPVNGVIANMIKTLQIKQMKNKDERVKLMNEVLSGIKVLKLYAWEPSFEQQILKIRDKEVKVLKSAAYLNAGTSFIWSCAPFLVSLVTFATYVLVDENNVLNASTAFVSLSLFNILRFPLSMLPMLISNMVQTSVSVKRINTFLNQEELDPDNVQHDEKESSPLLIENGVFSWGGEDTTLKNINVRVEKNQIVAIVGTVGSGKSSLLSAFLGEMDKISGRVNTLGRIAYVSQQAWIQNATLKDNILFGKPMDQRRYNRVIEACALKPDIEMLPGGDMTEIGEKGINLSGGQKQRVSLARAVYNDADVYFLDDPLSAVDSHVGKHIFEQVIGPTGLLAKKTRVLVTHGITYLPNTDKIYVLREGEVSESGTYQELMDKKGAFAEFLMQHLQEVNEEEEDLDEIKQQLENSVGGEDLLNQLKRTNSKRSRSESTSETGSVKDISRQNSTTDSNTSLRRRTSEKVPDVPKTKLIEQEKSETGSVKWDVYKHYLKSIGLTLSVATVILNMIFQGFSIGSNLWLSRWSTDETAENDTSVRDMYLGVYGAFGAGQVLSLYLGVLTLVMGSIQATLILHRRLLEGILRSGMTFFDTTPRGRIIARFSNDINTLDYSLPMNIKNIIPTVLRVVATLVVISISTPIFAAVIVPIGVLYYAVQRFYVATSRQLKRLESVSRSPIYSHFGETIQGVQTIRAYSVQDRFITESDERVDSNQLCYCPSIIANRWLAVRLEMVGNLIILFAALFAVLGRETMNAGLVGLSVSYALQITQTLNWLVRMTSDVETNIVAVERIKEYGETKQEAAWELPNSTLPRDWPEQGMVEFRDFQVRYREGLELVLRGITFTVNGGEKVGIVGRTGAGKSSLTLALFRIIESAGGSIVIDGQDIAQLGLHALRSRLTIIPQDPVLFSGTLRINLDPFNAHSDDDIWKALEHAHLKSFVKGLTAGINHEVTEGGENLSVGQRQLICLARALLRKTKVLILDEATAAVDLETDDLIQRTIRTEFKDCTVLTIAHRLNTIMDSDKVIVLDKGQIVEFAPPAELLQSKNSAFYSMAKDAGLV from the exons ATGGAGACTCATCCAATGGATGAATTTTGTGGCTCTCGGTTTTGG GACTTAAACCTTACCTGGTACACAGACGATCCGGATCTGACGCCATGCTTTCAGCAGACCGTGCTCGTGTGGGCACCATGTGCATTTTTATGGTTGTTTTCGTTCCTGGAGCTGTTCTATCTGCGAAAAAGTGCCAACAAGGATGTACCGTGGAGTGTCGTGAATGTATCAAAGTTGCTGATCGTCGGTTCGCTGATTGTGCTTACCATCGTTGATCTCGTGAAGGCAATCTCCACCGATGGCATATCGGCTCCAGTGTACTACTACACACCGGTGATAAAGCTGGCCACTTTT GTTTTTGCGGGACTGCTAGTGTACCTGAACAAGCACTATGGTATGCGAACATCGGGCCTTTTGTTTCTGTTCTGGTTTCTGTTGACCATCTGTAGCATACCACGTACCCGTACCGAGATCAGAGCGCATGAAGCGCGTGTACTCGAGGACTCATGGGCCGAATATCAGTTCGCGAGCTTTTTGATCTTCTTCTCCCTCACGTGCCTCATGTTCCTGCTCAATTTCTTTATCGACAAACCGCCGCGCCAGTCAAAGTACGAAATCACCAACAAGGATTGTCCGGAACTGGCCGCCAGCTTCCCGTCCCGTATCTTTTTCGCCTGGTTCGATCGATTGGCGTGGGTTGGATTCAGAAAGCCGCTGGAGGTAGAAGATCTCTGGAAGATGAAGCCGGAAGATTCCTCTAAGGAAGTATCGCCAGCTTTCCTGCACCATTGGAACAAAACGCTCGAAAAGACGTACCAAACGCGTGAAACTAGCAACGATGTCACGTTCAAGAAGCTGGGCAACACGGCCAGTGTTGATTTTCGTACAACGAAGTCTAAAAACATTGCCTCAATTCTGCCTGCGCTCATCAAAACGTTCGGTGGTACCTTCCTACTTGGATCGTTCCTGAAGCTGGTACAGGACATGCTTACGTTCGCTTCGCCCCAGATCCTGAAGCTCATCATCGATTTCGTCAGTGGTGACGATCCGATGTGGAAAGGATTGATGTACGCTATTACGCTATTTGTAGTGGCcggtacacaaacgctattgTTGGGCCAGTACTTCAATCGGATGTTCTTTGTCGGGCTGCGTATTCGTACAGCGTTGATTAGTGCCATCTATCGCAAGGCACTTATCATCTCGAACAGTGCGAGAAAAGGATCGACTGTGGGTGAGATCGTGAATCTGATGGCGGTCGATGCGCAACGTTTCATGGATCTGACAACGTACATTAACATGATCTGGAGTGCACCGCTGCAGATAGGTCTGGCGCTGTACTTTTTGTGGCAAATTTTGGGCCCCTCCGTGTTGGCTGGGTTGGCTGTGATGATTATCCTCATACCGGTGAATGGAGTAATTGCCAACATGATCAAAACGCTGCAGATCAAGCAGATGAAAAATAAGGACGAACGAGTTAAGCTGATGAACGAGGTGTTGAGTGGAATTAAG GTACTTAAATTGTATGCATGGGAACCCAGCTTCGAGCAGCAGATTCTTAAAATTCGCGACAAAGAGGTGAAGGTACTCAAGTCGGCCGCATACCTCAACGCGGGAACATCGTTTATCTGGTCGTGTGCACCATTTTTG GTGTCGTTGGTCACCTTTGCCACCTATGTGCTGGTGGACGAGAATAATGTACTGAATGCAAGCACAGCTTTCGTTTCACTATCGCTTTTCAACATTCTACGGTTTCCCTTGTCCATGTTGCCCATGCTCATCTCTAATATGGTGCAA ACCAGTGTTTCTGTGAAACGTATCAACACCTTTCTGAATCAGGAAGAACTGGATCCCGACAATGTACAACACGACGAAAAGGAGT CTTCTCCACTGCTGATAGAAAATGGTGTGTTCTCCTGGGGCGGCGAAGACACCACGCTGAAAAACATCAACGTGCGTGTGGAAAAGAACCAAATAGTGGCCATTGTCGGTACGGTCGGATCGGGCAAAAGTTCACTGCTTTCAGCATTCCTCGGCGAGATGGATAAAATTTCTGGTCGTGTCAATACGCTCGGACGCATCGCATACGTTAGCCAGCAGGCATGGATTCAAAATGCTACACTTAAGGACAACATTCTCTTCGGTAAACCAATGGATCAGCGACGTTACAATCGCGTCATCGAAGCGTGTGCCCTAAAACCTGACATTGAAATGCTGCCTGGCGGTGATATGACAGAAATCGGTGAGAAAGGTATTAATTTGTCCGGTGGTCAGAAGCAGCGTGTTTCGCTGGCTCGGGCCGTGTACAACGATGCCGATGTGTACTTCTTGGACGATCCGCTCAGTGCGGTAGATTCGCACGTTGGAAAGCACATTTTTGAGCAGGTTATTGGACCGACCGGATTGCTGGCGAAGAAAACACGTGTGCTGGTAACGCACGGTATCACGTATCTGCCCAACACGGACAAAATTTACGTGCTGCGGGAAGGAGAAGTTTCCGAAAGTGGCACGTACCAGGAGCTGATGGATAAGAAGGGTGCGTTTGCCGAATTCTTGATGCAGCATTTGCAGGAAGTGaatgaggaggaagaggatTTGGACGAAATTAAGCAACAGCTGGAGAACAGTGTTGGTGGTGAGGATCTGCTAAATCAATTGAAGCGCACCAACAGCAAACGTTCGCGCAGCGAAAGTACCTCCGAAACGGG CTCCGTAAAGGACATTTCGCGTCAAAATTCCACCACGGATAGCAACACCAGCTTACGGCGCCGTACATCGGAAAAGGTTCCGGATGTTCCGAAAACGAAACTCATCGAACAGGAAAAATCGGAAACTGGCAGT GTCAAGTGGGATGTTTACAAACATTATCTGAAGAGCATCGGTCTAACGCTCTCGGTCGCAACCGTCATACTGAACATGATCTTCCAAGGCTTCTCGATTGGCTCCAACCTTTGGCTATCGCGCTGGTCCACGGACGAAACAGCCGAAAATGATACCAGCGTTCGGGATATGTATCTCGGCGTTTACGGTGCATTCGGTGCTGGTCAAG TACTAAGCTTATACCTTGGCGTGCTAACACTAGTGATGGGCTCGATCCAAGCGACGCTTATCCTTCACCGACGGCTGCTCGAAGGCATCCTGCGGAGTGGTATGACGTTTTTCGATACCACACCGAGGGGTCGCATCATCGCACGCTTCTCCAACGATATCAATACGCTCGACTACAGCCTACCgatgaatattaaaaacatCATCCCGACGGTGCTAAGG GTGGTCGCCACACTGGTAGTGATCAGCATTTCGACGCCAATCTTCGCCGCAGTTATCGTACCGATCGGTGTACTGTACTATGCTGTACAACGGTTCTACGTGGCCACTTCTCGACAGCTGAAGCGTTTAGAGTCGGTGTCACGCTCACCGATCTATTCGCACTTTGGCGAAACCATCCAGGGCGTGCAGACGATCCGAGCGTACAGTGTGCAGGATAG ATTCATCACGGAATCGGACGAAAGGGTAGATTCGAACCAACTTTGCTACTGTCCAAGCATTATCGCGAACCGGTGGCTTGCGGTGCGTCTCGAAATGGTTGGCAACTTGATCATTCTGTTCGCGGCACTGTTTGCCGTACTTGGACGGGAAACGATGAACGCCGGTCTGGTCGGATTGTCCGTATCGTACGCGCTACAGATCACACAAACGCTCAACTGGCTCGTGCGAATGACATCGGACGTCGAAACAAACATCGTGGCCGTAGAACGTATCAAGGAGTACGGTGAAACGAAGCAGGAAGCTGCCTGGGAACTGCCCAATAGTACGCTGCCCCGCGATTGGCCCGAACAGGGTATGGTGGAGTTCCGCGACTTCCAAGTACGGTATCGCGAGGGACTTGAGCTCGTACTGCGTGGTATTACGTTTACGGTTAACGGTGGCGAAAAGGTGGGCATCGTTGGTCGTACCGGAGCAGGCAAATCCAGTCTTACATTGGCACTGTTCCGTATCATCGAGTCGGCCGGAGGATCGATCGTTATCGATGGGCAGGACATTGCTCAGCTTGGTCTGCATGCGCTCCGTTCGCGGTTGACCATCATCCCACAAGATCCGGTCCTGTTCTCCGGTACACTGCGCATCAATCTGGACCCGTTCAATGCACATTCGGACGATGACATCTGGAAGGCGTTGGAGCATGCTCACTTGAAATCGTTCGTTAAAG GATTAACCGCTGGAATTAATCACGAAGTTACGGAAGGTGGTGAAAATCTGTCCGTAGGTCAGCGCCAGCTCATCTGCTTAGCACGCGCCCTGCTACGCAAGACCAAGGTGCTCATTCTTGACGAAGCCACTGCCGCCGTCGATCTGGAAACGGATGATCTGATTCAG CGCACCATTCGTACGGAATTCAAGGACTGTACTGTGCTGACGATTGCTCACCGACTGAACACCATCATGGACTCGGACAAGGTTATCGTACTTGACAAGGGACAGATTGTGGAGTTTGCACCGCCAGCTGAGCTGCTGCAGTCGAAGAATTCTGCCTTCTACAGTATGGCCAAGGATGCTGGTTTGGTGTAA
- the LOC126563814 gene encoding multidrug resistance-associated protein 1 isoform X1 — protein sequence METHPMDEFCGSRFWDLNLTWYTDDPDLTPCFQQTVLVWAPCAFLWLFSFLELFYLRKSANKDVPWSVVNVSKLLIVGSLIVLTIVDLVKAISTDGISAPVYYYTPVIKLATFVFAGLLVYLNKHYGMRTSGLLFLFWFLLTICSIPRTRTEIRAHEARVLEDSWAEYQFASFLIFFSLTCLMFLLNFFIDKPPRQSKYEITNKDCPELAASFPSRIFFAWFDRLAWVGFRKPLEVEDLWKMKPEDSSKEVSPAFLHHWNKTLEKTYQTRETSNDVTFKKLGNTASVDFRTTKSKNIASILPALIKTFGGTFLLGSFLKLVQDMLTFASPQILKLIIDFVSGDDPMWKGLMYAITLFVVAGTQTLLLGQYFNRMFFVGLRIRTALISAIYRKALIISNSARKGSTVGEIVNLMAVDAQRFMDLTTYINMIWSAPLQIGLALYFLWQILGPSVLAGLAVMIILIPVNGVIANMIKTLQIKQMKNKDERVKLMNEVLSGIKVLKLYAWEPSFEQQILKIRDKEVKVLKSAAYLNAGTSFIWSCAPFLVSLVTFATYVLVDENNVLNASTAFVSLSLFNILRFPLSMLPMLISNMVQTSVSVKRINTFLNQEELDPDNVQHDEKESSPLLIENGVFSWGGEDTTLKNINVRVEKNQIVAIVGTVGSGKSSLLSAFLGEMDKISGRVNTLGRIAYVSQQAWIQNATLKDNILFGKPMDQRRYNRVIEACALKPDIEMLPGGDMTEIGEKGINLSGGQKQRVSLARAVYNDADVYFLDDPLSAVDSHVGKHIFEQVIGPTGLLAKKTRVLVTHGITYLPNTDKIYVLREGEVSESGTYQELMDKKGAFAEFLMQHLQEVNEEEEDLDEIKQQLENSVGGEDLLNQLKRTNSKRSRSESTSETGSVKDISRQNSTTDSNTSLRRRTSEKVPDVPKTKLIEQEKSETGSVKWDVYKHYLKSIGLTLSVATVILNMIFQGFSIGSNLWLSRWSTDETAENDTSVRDMYLGVYGAFGAGQVLSTFLSTLFLYVGALEASRTLHKTLLRCVLHAPLTSFFDITPVGRVLNRFSKDIDTTDSDLPATLRAWSACFFGVVATLVVISISTPIFAAVIVPIGVLYYAVQRFYVATSRQLKRLESVSRSPIYSHFGETIQGVQTIRAYSVQDRFITESDERVDSNQLCYCPSIIANRWLAVRLEMVGNLIILFAALFAVLGRETMNAGLVGLSVSYALQITQTLNWLVRMTSDVETNIVAVERIKEYGETKQEAAWELPNSTLPRDWPEQGMVEFRDFQVRYREGLELVLRGITFTVNGGEKVGIVGRTGAGKSSLTLALFRIIESAGGSIVIDGQDIAQLGLHALRSRLTIIPQDPVLFSGTLRINLDPFNAHSDDDIWKALEHAHLKSFVKGLTAGINHEVTEGGENLSVGQRQLICLARALLRKTKVLILDEATAAVDLETDDLIQRTIRTEFKDCTVLTIAHRLNTIMDSDKVIVLDKGQIVEFAPPAELLQSKNSAFYSMAKDAGLV from the exons ATGGAGACTCATCCAATGGATGAATTTTGTGGCTCTCGGTTTTGG GACTTAAACCTTACCTGGTACACAGACGATCCGGATCTGACGCCATGCTTTCAGCAGACCGTGCTCGTGTGGGCACCATGTGCATTTTTATGGTTGTTTTCGTTCCTGGAGCTGTTCTATCTGCGAAAAAGTGCCAACAAGGATGTACCGTGGAGTGTCGTGAATGTATCAAAGTTGCTGATCGTCGGTTCGCTGATTGTGCTTACCATCGTTGATCTCGTGAAGGCAATCTCCACCGATGGCATATCGGCTCCAGTGTACTACTACACACCGGTGATAAAGCTGGCCACTTTT GTTTTTGCGGGACTGCTAGTGTACCTGAACAAGCACTATGGTATGCGAACATCGGGCCTTTTGTTTCTGTTCTGGTTTCTGTTGACCATCTGTAGCATACCACGTACCCGTACCGAGATCAGAGCGCATGAAGCGCGTGTACTCGAGGACTCATGGGCCGAATATCAGTTCGCGAGCTTTTTGATCTTCTTCTCCCTCACGTGCCTCATGTTCCTGCTCAATTTCTTTATCGACAAACCGCCGCGCCAGTCAAAGTACGAAATCACCAACAAGGATTGTCCGGAACTGGCCGCCAGCTTCCCGTCCCGTATCTTTTTCGCCTGGTTCGATCGATTGGCGTGGGTTGGATTCAGAAAGCCGCTGGAGGTAGAAGATCTCTGGAAGATGAAGCCGGAAGATTCCTCTAAGGAAGTATCGCCAGCTTTCCTGCACCATTGGAACAAAACGCTCGAAAAGACGTACCAAACGCGTGAAACTAGCAACGATGTCACGTTCAAGAAGCTGGGCAACACGGCCAGTGTTGATTTTCGTACAACGAAGTCTAAAAACATTGCCTCAATTCTGCCTGCGCTCATCAAAACGTTCGGTGGTACCTTCCTACTTGGATCGTTCCTGAAGCTGGTACAGGACATGCTTACGTTCGCTTCGCCCCAGATCCTGAAGCTCATCATCGATTTCGTCAGTGGTGACGATCCGATGTGGAAAGGATTGATGTACGCTATTACGCTATTTGTAGTGGCcggtacacaaacgctattgTTGGGCCAGTACTTCAATCGGATGTTCTTTGTCGGGCTGCGTATTCGTACAGCGTTGATTAGTGCCATCTATCGCAAGGCACTTATCATCTCGAACAGTGCGAGAAAAGGATCGACTGTGGGTGAGATCGTGAATCTGATGGCGGTCGATGCGCAACGTTTCATGGATCTGACAACGTACATTAACATGATCTGGAGTGCACCGCTGCAGATAGGTCTGGCGCTGTACTTTTTGTGGCAAATTTTGGGCCCCTCCGTGTTGGCTGGGTTGGCTGTGATGATTATCCTCATACCGGTGAATGGAGTAATTGCCAACATGATCAAAACGCTGCAGATCAAGCAGATGAAAAATAAGGACGAACGAGTTAAGCTGATGAACGAGGTGTTGAGTGGAATTAAG GTACTTAAATTGTATGCATGGGAACCCAGCTTCGAGCAGCAGATTCTTAAAATTCGCGACAAAGAGGTGAAGGTACTCAAGTCGGCCGCATACCTCAACGCGGGAACATCGTTTATCTGGTCGTGTGCACCATTTTTG GTGTCGTTGGTCACCTTTGCCACCTATGTGCTGGTGGACGAGAATAATGTACTGAATGCAAGCACAGCTTTCGTTTCACTATCGCTTTTCAACATTCTACGGTTTCCCTTGTCCATGTTGCCCATGCTCATCTCTAATATGGTGCAA ACCAGTGTTTCTGTGAAACGTATCAACACCTTTCTGAATCAGGAAGAACTGGATCCCGACAATGTACAACACGACGAAAAGGAGT CTTCTCCACTGCTGATAGAAAATGGTGTGTTCTCCTGGGGCGGCGAAGACACCACGCTGAAAAACATCAACGTGCGTGTGGAAAAGAACCAAATAGTGGCCATTGTCGGTACGGTCGGATCGGGCAAAAGTTCACTGCTTTCAGCATTCCTCGGCGAGATGGATAAAATTTCTGGTCGTGTCAATACGCTCGGACGCATCGCATACGTTAGCCAGCAGGCATGGATTCAAAATGCTACACTTAAGGACAACATTCTCTTCGGTAAACCAATGGATCAGCGACGTTACAATCGCGTCATCGAAGCGTGTGCCCTAAAACCTGACATTGAAATGCTGCCTGGCGGTGATATGACAGAAATCGGTGAGAAAGGTATTAATTTGTCCGGTGGTCAGAAGCAGCGTGTTTCGCTGGCTCGGGCCGTGTACAACGATGCCGATGTGTACTTCTTGGACGATCCGCTCAGTGCGGTAGATTCGCACGTTGGAAAGCACATTTTTGAGCAGGTTATTGGACCGACCGGATTGCTGGCGAAGAAAACACGTGTGCTGGTAACGCACGGTATCACGTATCTGCCCAACACGGACAAAATTTACGTGCTGCGGGAAGGAGAAGTTTCCGAAAGTGGCACGTACCAGGAGCTGATGGATAAGAAGGGTGCGTTTGCCGAATTCTTGATGCAGCATTTGCAGGAAGTGaatgaggaggaagaggatTTGGACGAAATTAAGCAACAGCTGGAGAACAGTGTTGGTGGTGAGGATCTGCTAAATCAATTGAAGCGCACCAACAGCAAACGTTCGCGCAGCGAAAGTACCTCCGAAACGGG CTCCGTAAAGGACATTTCGCGTCAAAATTCCACCACGGATAGCAACACCAGCTTACGGCGCCGTACATCGGAAAAGGTTCCGGATGTTCCGAAAACGAAACTCATCGAACAGGAAAAATCGGAAACTGGCAGT GTCAAGTGGGATGTTTACAAACATTATCTGAAGAGCATCGGTCTAACGCTCTCGGTCGCAACCGTCATACTGAACATGATCTTCCAAGGCTTCTCGATTGGCTCCAACCTTTGGCTATCGCGCTGGTCCACGGACGAAACAGCCGAAAATGATACCAGCGTTCGGGATATGTATCTCGGCGTTTACGGTGCATTCGGTGCTGGTCAAG TGTTGAGCACCTTCCTTTCGACGCTGTTTCTTTATGTTGGCGCACTGGAAGCGTCCCGGACGCTGCACAAAACGCTGCTACGGTGCGTACTCCACGCTCCATTGACGTCCTTTTTCGACATTACGCCCGTCGGCCGGGTGCTGAATCGGTTCAGCAAGGACATTGACACGACGGATTCCGATCTGCCGGCGACCCTGCGCGCCTGGAGTGCCTGCTTTTTCGGG GTGGTCGCCACACTGGTAGTGATCAGCATTTCGACGCCAATCTTCGCCGCAGTTATCGTACCGATCGGTGTACTGTACTATGCTGTACAACGGTTCTACGTGGCCACTTCTCGACAGCTGAAGCGTTTAGAGTCGGTGTCACGCTCACCGATCTATTCGCACTTTGGCGAAACCATCCAGGGCGTGCAGACGATCCGAGCGTACAGTGTGCAGGATAG ATTCATCACGGAATCGGACGAAAGGGTAGATTCGAACCAACTTTGCTACTGTCCAAGCATTATCGCGAACCGGTGGCTTGCGGTGCGTCTCGAAATGGTTGGCAACTTGATCATTCTGTTCGCGGCACTGTTTGCCGTACTTGGACGGGAAACGATGAACGCCGGTCTGGTCGGATTGTCCGTATCGTACGCGCTACAGATCACACAAACGCTCAACTGGCTCGTGCGAATGACATCGGACGTCGAAACAAACATCGTGGCCGTAGAACGTATCAAGGAGTACGGTGAAACGAAGCAGGAAGCTGCCTGGGAACTGCCCAATAGTACGCTGCCCCGCGATTGGCCCGAACAGGGTATGGTGGAGTTCCGCGACTTCCAAGTACGGTATCGCGAGGGACTTGAGCTCGTACTGCGTGGTATTACGTTTACGGTTAACGGTGGCGAAAAGGTGGGCATCGTTGGTCGTACCGGAGCAGGCAAATCCAGTCTTACATTGGCACTGTTCCGTATCATCGAGTCGGCCGGAGGATCGATCGTTATCGATGGGCAGGACATTGCTCAGCTTGGTCTGCATGCGCTCCGTTCGCGGTTGACCATCATCCCACAAGATCCGGTCCTGTTCTCCGGTACACTGCGCATCAATCTGGACCCGTTCAATGCACATTCGGACGATGACATCTGGAAGGCGTTGGAGCATGCTCACTTGAAATCGTTCGTTAAAG GATTAACCGCTGGAATTAATCACGAAGTTACGGAAGGTGGTGAAAATCTGTCCGTAGGTCAGCGCCAGCTCATCTGCTTAGCACGCGCCCTGCTACGCAAGACCAAGGTGCTCATTCTTGACGAAGCCACTGCCGCCGTCGATCTGGAAACGGATGATCTGATTCAG CGCACCATTCGTACGGAATTCAAGGACTGTACTGTGCTGACGATTGCTCACCGACTGAACACCATCATGGACTCGGACAAGGTTATCGTACTTGACAAGGGACAGATTGTGGAGTTTGCACCGCCAGCTGAGCTGCTGCAGTCGAAGAATTCTGCCTTCTACAGTATGGCCAAGGATGCTGGTTTGGTGTAA